The genomic region CTACAAAAGATAAGCCGGTAATCAGGAAGAAGCACGTTCGCCGAGAAATATTGAACGCCACTTGTAAGTTCGTTACTAGTGAAAGTGAGCCTAAAGTTGTGATTTATGATAGAATGCAACTCCTTTTCAGGAATCTTGTCGCAGGAGCTCAGACCCTCGAGGAATACTGCAATGACTTCTTAAATAGATTTATCTTCCCGCTAGCTAATGATCTTCTAGAAGAAATAAGAATATTTGTTCTTGCGTTCGACAAGCCTTGCTACCAATCGGGTGGAAATGCGTTTACTCAGGGAAAGCGTTCTTCTAAGGATGAATTTTCTCGGTTCTTGAAGGTTATTGATACAGACATTAGCGATTCTTTTCTCTGATTAATTCCTTCCAATCAAGACGATAATGGCCTCTCGTGACTTTCACTATAGCCTGATCTACGCTATGTGTCACCATCTTCAGGGGAGGAAAAACGTTATTGTCAGACGTCATGGGATAAAGAACCTGCAAGTCATTGTGGACGGCTATAAACAAGAAAGTGAAGCAATAATTTGAGCCACATAAACTGCTTTCCACGTGTAAAATGAAGGAAACGTCTCAGTCGATCAAAAAATCGAGTTTGCTAACAGTCATGCAGAAGCAGACAATTATTTTCTACATTTGGAGGATTGGTGCCAGTTCGGATACAAAGCGTTTCCGTATTGTCACTATTGATACagatgttttcctttttttgcttcttgTATTCAGAAATATCGATGAAAAGTGCCCTGGCATCAATATTTCCGCTGATTTCCTTGGAAAAGCTTGAAAGCCCCTTTACGTCAAGAATGTCTACGCAATAcgtgaaatatttcaaaaaactgTCCTTGACAGTCGATTTTATTCGCTTCAGTTTGCACCGGAATCGGTTGTAACCAGTTTCGTGATAGGTGGAGCTATGGATTATATGAATGGCTTTGGAATagaaaattctttcaaaacCATCGTCGAGCACATTCAAAAGGATTTAATTGCTAGAATACCTGACCGGGGAAATCTCTATTAATAAGGACGCTTACGATGTGTTCGTTAACATGATGTATATAACCAACAATCAACAATTGTTCCCAGAAATTTACTCAAAGCCTGATGCAGATATTAGAAAATGGAAAAGTCCGGGacctttatcaaaaatattatcaaaccaAAAGGAAAAGCTGGACAAGTCAAAGAGGACACTAAGTTCAGCATGTCGTTGAATTTGTGTAAAAAGATTTACGATGCCCCCCTTCTTCCACGTGAAGAAATACGATACAAACTGTGGGTGAAGTTGGATCAGGAAAAGTGGCTACCATCAGAAGCATGTACTTTCCAAAGATTGCTTAGGGATAAGTACATCATTCATATTTGGCAAGACCTATATTTCACCCACCCTGATTCTCTTGATCTTCAAGACTACGGGTTGAAGTCCGATTCCCTTGACTTGAGGGACAACCGGATTGGATATTTACTCTTATTTCAAAGACAGAGATAAGATGCAAGATAACGGATGGCTTCAAATCCAATGAACTCGGTTGCCATATGGGTCTATCTTAATGTCTTTATTGCATCGTATATACAAGTACTCTGTACTTGCTGTGTTTGTATTGGTAAAAtccattaaaaatttcaaacaataatttcttCTCTAGTATAGGTTAGTTCGAATGCACAGAGGAATACCATCAGTGCGTTCCGAACCTTAAATGCAGTTAAGTCAACGTAGTTCTCACTAAAGTTCTGTTGAACAGTCCTGAGCGCTAAAAGTTAATGGATCCATATAAGTTTGACAAAATGTTACCTTCTTACTTTAAAAATCATTAATTGTTATtactcatttatttaaaaatgtatttattaatatattatatatatttatattctactatttttatattacattactatgtattataatattattattactcTATCATTattacataaaatattattatatttatactaGCATTTATTACATTAATTCTTGACTGTACTGTTTAGAAATGTATTTAAGGATCAGATCACGCTTATATACTGCAACCGAATTCACAAGATTTTTATGTAAATTGACCAAAAGTGTAGCAACGACAATAGTTCATAAAAGGAAACCCTACTGCCTAttgcttacgtatagtatttgttattaggaagtaaacagaaatttttcggAGAGGAGAATTTTCTCTGGGGGAATTTTCGGTGGTGGGATGTGGGGGATGCCCCCTTTTTGCTAAAGTATGACCTTGCATCCCAATCCTTTACGAACAACAACTAAAATCTTTCCaaaattaatccttttttttcaaaattaaggtcttaacgaattttctcaaacttctgacttatctagatcgtttttttaggCGAGAATATCCCAGGGTAccaatttttccgaaaaaatatagagccgttttcgagaaaaaaaataagtaaatatacaattatagctcttttataaagaaaaaatatatatatgcagGAAATTTAATGGtaggaaatttcattttttgttaaaaaacaaaaacaatatatatggTAATTTAAGATTTTTGCACGTACTTTTCCTCTTGTCATATGAACAAATGGAATATTTTATTAGCGAGTAATGATGGTGAGGAATGGGGATGGAAAATAAGCTAATCTGTCTTCTGAGCAGAGCCAGAATACGGTAAAATTGCTCTGTTCAGGCATTTTTCgactattttctgaaataaacgGAATTTAAAATCCTATAGTCTGATCTTCAAAGAAGACTGTTCATGTACTTACTAGGATAGGCTCTATATGCCCCAGGCGAGTTATCGATTATAAATACACTGGTGAGATCTGGATGTATTAACGAGAGATCTTTTGTATATGATCCAAAATCTTGAGTACAATGTTGTCTATAATAACGTCGTCTTAAAACTCCTCTGTTATTGTCAAGTTTGTCTGCTACGGCAGCGCCATATATTTCCATACTGGCCGTAAATACAACTAATTCATACCATTGAGCTacctataaaatgaaaaagcacaaaaatacaAGGCAATTTGCATGTAAAGTCTAATTTAAGTCTGATCTAGGTAGTGAATGGGCTTTGAAAGTATTTGAAGAGACCATAAATACATGCAGGAATTAAAAGTTTCAACGAAATTGCAtagaaagcccccccccccaataaaaaacaTGGGGAAAGTGCAATAAATGTGTCAGCACTCAGTCGTCTAGGCCTAGAAATTATCTTCATTTTGATGTGTAACCACACTAAATGCTTCCTCCTATAGACTtgccttagaccttagatcctgctgtgccgccagaggcacACAGGGCATCCACAAAGACCCCCAGTCGTCCCGCACGTGCGCCAGTGCCAAAACATATTCCCATTGGGGTCGTATAGTCGTGTGAATATTTGTCAGGTCCCGTCTATATCTGTGACACAAGGTGTCTTTTGGTCGACCTCTCCTATGGTTTCCCTGAGAGTGCCATTCGTAGATCTGTCTTGGGATCATATCGTCCTTCGTACGGATCACGTGTCCAAGGTGGGGATCACGCCACCTTCGTTGCCGAATGACATACATAATCATGGGCTGGCCTGAGATGGATCGGACTTTCTAGTTTGTGACGTGATCTCTCCAGTCGATATTCAGAATCCTCTGAAGGCAATTGTTTTCAAAGACAAGAATCCTTCTCTCTTGTTGTTGAATTGAATTCCAGCACTCACTGCTGTAGAGGAGTCCGGAAAGGACATTGCTATTAAATAgtctcatttttaattttgtagaaTACTTTTTCGATCGCCATTGTGGTTTTAGTCGGTTAAAAGCTCCACTGGCTTGCCCTATCCTCAACTGTACTTCCCGCTCACTTGACCCCGAATTTTCCAGCATGTTGCTGAGGTACCTGAGCTCTACGACCTGCTGGACGGTTGAATCTTCACAATTTATGTTCAGAGGGTAATTAGTTGTTGCTATGCTCTTTGTCTTCTCTGTGTTAATCTTGAGCCCAAGTCGGCCAGCATTTTCACGGATAGTATTGAGGAGATCCTGGAGATTGGTCTTGTTATTTTCCATCAAGGCAATATCGTCAGCAAAATCCAGATCGGCTAGATGCTTGCCTTCTCCAATTGGGATGCCAAACCCTGTACAATCAAGGAGTATGTGGTCGACAACAAGAACAAAGAAGAACGGAGAAAGAACACAACCTTGTTTTACGCCGGATATGATACGGAAATATCTAGTTTTTCCTTCTTGGGTTCAAACAGAGCATTCTGTGTCTTCATATAATGCAACAATTAGGGCCACTATTTtataaggatttttttaaagtttttctttttttttagtttttttttctttcttagttttttttagtttttatctttttagttttttttaccttttttatttttttcttctttttttagttttctttttttctttattttttaggtttttcctttttttatagaagatagtgtaacagaccgacagtacatttttatttatataaattccaTAGTATTGCAAGATTTTCCATAGCGAGTCTTGGTCGATGGAGTCGAAGGCTTTCTCCAAGTCCACGAAAATCAGGTACATTTTTTCTCGCCATTCATTGCATCATTCATTAAGCGCAATAGATAGGAGACTGATGACCTTCCAGTTGTCACAATTTGTTGCGTCTTCTTTCTTGAAAAGTTTGATGAGTGTACCTTTTGTCCAATCGTTGGGTACCTTTTCAAGCTTCCAGATGCTACCAAAAAGTTTAAGCCACACATCCATACAGGTATTTAGTGATATTTCGATCATTTTGGCTGTTATTCTGTCAGTTCCGACTGCTCTACCATTCTTAAGCTTGCGGAATGCCTGCCGAACTTCTACAACGCAAGGTGACCAACCCCTACTCCCGTCCCCATACTCGAAGAgtaatagtcgaaattactaatTTTCACGTTagactttataaaaaaaagaacatacacaaaaaaaaatctaatgacAGAAAGCCATATGGATTTAATTAGGCCAAGGTTTATTTGTCTAGACTGTACATGTGTATTTGACTAAGCCTAAGAAGAGACAAGCTGGATAAATTTAACTTCTATACTCCTGTATTATAAATTGACTGGTCATTACATCTCAAAAAGTCTAGTTTCGATTACACTCTATCGGTTTTGGTCAATGTTGAACATCAAGCACATTGAGGATCATTGAGAATACCTTTATTCTCTAATACCTTTCAATCCTGTTTCAATCTCACCTTTTCAATCTCTTGTATAACTCAGAAAGcgagttttaaatatattttcatcctTTTGAACTTTATGGATTATACTTTTGAAGTGAGATATGCTCAATTCTATACAAAACCTTATGGTACAATGTGCACGATGTGTAAATTTTGAACAATAGCAATAAGCCCTATGGCTTGGAACCAACTGACATTTTTGTTGACTTAGTTCAAGACCACCTCCTTCCACCTCGTAGTGACCAAATTTAACCCCTTCactggaaaaacaagttctGGATAACCATTAGACAGACACTGTATATTGTGTATCTTAATCAAGAATTTAGATGAGACATTTGAcctttacttaaaaaacagtttttcttctaattcttttttcaattatttaaatctcACTTTATTAAGAACACATTTCTCGCTATTATTTATTAAACTTCATATTTCTTACTGTGTCCAAGAAAAAGTCCACATGAGGCCTCTTATGAACAAAGAACCTTACAGGATGCCTGTCAATTGTTACTCTAAGCACAAAATCAGGAGGAGTTCCTGGCTTAACAATTTGTCTCATCACTCCATCGTGGTGTGAGTGAATTAATGTTTCATccaaatctaaaattaaaatcttctttttcacaagccctgaaaaaaattagcataaattaattataatttgaataCACCATACTTTCACACAGAGATTATGGTACCTAATATTGgattgacccccctccccccccaaaaaaaaaccttgaaaattaccctcctcccccaaaaaatgtccgacttttaaaaacgtaacaaaatagATACCCCTCCTccctgaacaaaaatcctgggtaTGTCCTTGATGAGTGGCTTTGTTTATAATATGGTATGTTTTTAAAAGATCaagttctaatttttcggaTCTTCAGCAGTTCTTATTCCCTGGAAGccataaataaaatacagaGAGAAACCTTTCAGATATGATCAAAGTATATTGAGGTGATGCTGTGTGGTGTACAGCAGGAACAGGTGTTTTCACACCTCACCTGGCATCTGAAATTCAGGGTTCTAAGGGATTATTTTACATTGAGCATCCCATATTCACAGCAATTAAGCTTGCACAGTCACTTAACTGACCCTCACCCCAAGCCAAAGGACTGGCAACATCAGGATTATAGCCCCAGCCAAAAGACATAAGATTAAAAGCCCAGCATGTCATTCACTCAATTAAGGTGGCTCCAAGATTGAGGCATAATCCCAGTAATACAACACATTGTATTGTTTCAATAGCAAAAATTAGATTATATGTAATTACAGCTATAATAAAGTTTGGGGAGAGATAAGGGCGTTGATTCATTTCTGTTAATTTGACATAAAACAGATGCAAATTTGCTCACaccttttctaaatttttcagaCAATGAACCTTGTTTTCAACAGCATTAACAAATTAGttattcactaaaaaaaaatcaatataaaacaCAACTTTGTATTTTGCCTCATATTTAATATGCTTCAAAAACTTACATATCATTAAAAGCAGCATAACAAAACTAGACATGAATTGTGAGCATTTCTATCTATGTGACTCAGTAAAAAGACTAACAATTATTTTCACCTTGCTCTTTTTCCATAGAGACAGGAATTCTAAATTTCTTCATAGGATACAAAATGGCAAGTAACTTTATACAAATACTCATTAAAAGCATAATTCAGAGGAGCATTTTCTGatatttacatttatatattcTTACTTCAAGCTTTCATATTacaagttcaaaaaaaaatgttgggaCATCAATTAGATGAACCAGGTTCTGgctttttcaaactaaaaatgaataattaccATTCAGCAGAGCttcttagttgtttttttaacttgtcCATTCTTACTTCAATGCTTGTATGctatatgataaaataatagtATGCACCTACATGAATCAACAACTTGATCAAATGAACTAaggacaattttcttttttttaacaagaaaatatagcTTTCAGAGATTAAGTTCTAGATTTTCAAATCAATAGAGGTTTTAACTTACCCAGTCTGTGCTTTGACAAGGGTGATAAATGATAACTTTCGTATTTGACACTTTGATGCTGAATGAGCTAGAAAGAGAAACTTTTGTTATGCCAatagaagttaaataaaatacataaagatTGCTTAGTTGCACTAATCAATACTTCAGTATACTCAGCTAAATAAAAGATTAGACTGCACTCCCCCTACCCCCCTTATTGATAATATACATTTACTTTTCCAGGTGTTTGCTTGTATATCTAGCATATtggagagttttctgtgtggtactgtttcttcaattttaaagtgagaaaaattacatttagGTTGCTCTTTTTACCAACCAATAACTGTCTCTTCACTTTGAGTTAACTTTTTTAATAAGTATTGTAACTAATAACATGTGTGATGAAGACAACAAGTTTGGTTTTCATCCCAGAGTAGGTTGTCAGCATGCACATTGTGTATGATCTTCTTTCCTTCTTGAAAATTCTTCTAAGGGAAAATGTATTGATCTTTATCTTTTAGATCTATCAAAAGCATTAGATGATGTATGTCttagtcagtttttttttctgttcttcatTTAATGGTGTCAGTCTTTCTGTTATATTACTTCTTCATTATTGGTTTTCTAATTATTTACTTTGGTTGAAATTGGTGTAAACAACTATTATTAGTGTGAAAACAGGATTGAGGCAAGGTGGTGTTTTATCTTTCATCCTATTTAACACATGTATTTCCAGGTGCTGGCTAATGTTTTGGCAGCTTATGTATATGGTTTTTCtgatgtttcattttttctcaatgGTGATGACTTGCTTTttaagagctatattaaaactaaTCATTCTAATATGGTTTCTCTTGTTACTACTTCTATGTAGGCCTTTTTTTAACATAGATGAATGtgaatttctttcttttggcaaaatttCTAGTAAAACATAGTTTGAACAGGCTCTACTTAACTCTCAAATATCATTCATTTATATTGCTTCTGATATTTTCCACCTTCttaagcaaaaataattttaaaaatcttgattaattatttaaaattttgtaaatttttgttgtttcttgcGCCTTGGACAGAGATCTTGCTTCTTATTAGGAAATTTCTTGGTCCTAATTTGACCTtgaattaccttaaattgcagcttggagcaaatCTAAGGATTTTCCATCTTTGTAATGCTCTGTTATGACTTCTGTGGGTTGTTTGATGCAGTTGCTTGCTACATTTGGGTTGAAGACTCAACATCTTCCCAGCTGTACAGAAACTCTTACTGTAGTCATTCTTTGTCAATATTTTGCTTGAATGCACCCACTGAACCAGCAGCTACTGTATCTTCAGAGAGTTGATTCCACAAGTTTGTTACTCACTGGCTGAAGCAATGGCTTCTTTCTTGGATTAAGGAGCGTTTCTTGAAGATTTTCTTGGAATGCCCTCTTGTCACTGAACGttccagggagggggggggagaccaggggggatatttttaaaataattttgtgggCCATAGTCAAGTTACCATTTTTTCTCTGGTATGTGAGAGTAGGAAGCTTCAAGTGATGTAAACGCTCTTTGTATGGCATTTGTTTGAGGTCTTTGACCATTTTGGTTGCTCTTCATTGTACTCTGTCTTGTATTTCTTCGTCCTTCTTGAAACAGGGTGATGCCATTCCAACCTCAGGTGTGGGCAAACTAGTGCCTTGTAGAGCTTCATAAACACACATGGGTGTCTTCTAGAGACAGTTCTTTTGATCATTCCCAGACATTGGAGGGCATATAACAATACAGATTTTGCATGGGTGCTGTAAGTTGATGACCAGCAATGACTCCAAGATCTCTTTCTTCAGAGACTGCAAAAAAGGGGTTACCTTGGAGATGGTACTGCTGATGTGTATTATGACTGCCAAAGTGAATTACATGCCATATATCAGCATTGAAAGAGAGGAGGCATGCATCAGCCCCCATGTATCAAGTCCCAAGAACGTCAAGATCCTTTTGGATACATTGCAGGTCAGAGGGTGTAGCTGCTTTACAACAAGTTTTGAATTGCCAGCATAAACAGTGAGGAAGTTCAAGAGAAGATAGGGTGTATCATTTATATAGAAATTGAAGAGACTTGGCCCAAGAATGGCCCTTTTGGAAATACGGCTCAAAATAATTGTAGATGAGGAGAAATGAGGGACACCTTGAGAGTCATGAACTCTTACAACTTGTGTTCTTTCTGGAAGGAGACTCATTATCCACTAGACAGTAACATCATTAACAGCTGCTGCTTTTAGTTTGGTGATGAGGAATTCGTAACAAACCCAGTCAAATGGTTTTAAGAGGTCCCAGAGCACCATGTCAACAGGAAAATCTTTATCAAACAATGATATAACATaatcatatgtttttattagatGAGTATCAATAGATCTTAAAGATCTGAAGCTATATTGAATGGAAGTGAGAAAGTTGTTAATTTCCAAGTGCTGAATTAGAGCTATGTTGACAAATCTCTCAAGCACCTTTGCAACTGCAGAAATGATGCTGATGAGATGGTAATTTTCTGCATGATCGTtggggcatttttttttgtggattggTGTGCTATAGGATGTTTTTCAATCCAACAGTAGTTCTCCATTTTGTAGGGAAAGCTAAAAGAGTCTACACAGGGGAGAAATGAGAACATTTCAGCATCCCTTGAGGAGCCTTGTGTGTATCCCAACTGATCCTTTGAATTTTTCAACATCAAGTTTATCAAGGCTAGTA from Artemia franciscana chromosome 5, ASM3288406v1, whole genome shotgun sequence harbors:
- the LOC136027449 gene encoding CTD nuclear envelope phosphatase 1A-like yields the protein MKGNCDMGFRSLLVFASKIWAFLCFLVKKQMRKLIQHQSVKYESYHLSPLSKHRLGLVKKKILILDLDETLIHSHHDGVMRQIVKPGTPPDFVLRVTIDRHPVRFFVHKRPHVDFFLDTVAQWYELVVFTASMEIYGAAVADKLDNNRGVLRRRYYRQHCTQDFGSYTKDLSLIHPDLTSVFIIDNSPGAYRAYPNNAIPIKSWFSDPYDTALLNLLPVLDALRFASDVRSILARNLHLQ